The following proteins are co-located in the Xyrauchen texanus isolate HMW12.3.18 chromosome 43, RBS_HiC_50CHRs, whole genome shotgun sequence genome:
- the LOC127636151 gene encoding sterile alpha motif domain-containing protein 3-like isoform X2, whose translation MIEHTMYPTNAEYVQVAKALIVKYPFLKDLEGNGYHTWHQSLKRKFKAERAPLIHEDEVRKSKEKFGHTRVRHSEQSPTACRRSESRLCDEIDQMHSSTVSLSQRFKDGFTSIVPKVLELVQRNAPLAKIYKEAREEMLAEDLPDSDFRAALILLPHIFKEKVESFITLGEFDADTPYQPYNW comes from the exons ATGATAGAACACACAAT GTATCCAACCAATGCAGAATATGTGCAGGTGGCAAAAGCACTAATTGTGAAATACCCTTTCCTAAAGGATCTTGAAGGGAATGGCTAT CACACTTGGCACCAGTCCCTCAAACGCAAATTTAAAGCTGAGCGTGCACCTCTCATCCATGAAGATGAGGTAAGAAAGAGTAAGGAGAAGTTTGGCCACACAAGAGTGAGACACTCTGAACAATCTCCAACAGCCTGTCGCAGATCTGAGTCAAGG TTGTGTGATGAAATTGACCAAATGCATTCATCAACTGTCAGCTTAAGCCAGCGCTTCAAGGACGGCTTTACCAGTATTGTGCCAAAGGTGCTTGAGCTTGTTCAAAGAAATGCTCCATTAGCCAAAATCTACAAAGAAGCAAGAGAAGAGATGCTTGCAGAAGATCTACCAG aTTCTGACTTTCGTGCAGCACTGATTCTGCTGCCCCACATCTTTAAAGAGAAAGTTGAGAGCTTCATCACATTGGGAGAG TTTGATGCTGATACACCATACCAACCATACAATTGGTAG
- the LOC127636151 gene encoding sterile alpha motif domain-containing protein 3-like isoform X1 produces MIEHTMYPTNAEYVQVAKALIVKYPFLKDLEGNGYHTWHQSLKRKFKAERAPLIHEDEVRKSKEKFGHTRVRHSEQSPTACRRSESRYSKMRPDTLVVKDRMQRTFAWRRREIRDGMTVEDILKKYPFLKTPSGLCDEIDQMHSSTVSLSQRFKDGFTSIVPKVLELVQRNAPLAKIYKEAREEMLAEDLPDSDFRAALILLPHIFKEKVESFITLGEFDADTPYQPYNW; encoded by the exons ATGATAGAACACACAAT GTATCCAACCAATGCAGAATATGTGCAGGTGGCAAAAGCACTAATTGTGAAATACCCTTTCCTAAAGGATCTTGAAGGGAATGGCTAT CACACTTGGCACCAGTCCCTCAAACGCAAATTTAAAGCTGAGCGTGCACCTCTCATCCATGAAGATGAGGTAAGAAAGAGTAAGGAGAAGTTTGGCCACACAAGAGTGAGACACTCTGAACAATCTCCAACAGCCTGTCGCAGATCTGAGTCAAGG TACAGCAAGATGCGACCTGACACCTTGGTGGTCAAAGACCGAATGCAGCGAACTTTTGCATGGCGAAGAAGGGAGATAAGAGATGGGATGACTGTGGAGGATATACTTAAGAAATACCCTTTCCTAAAAACACCCTCAGGG TTGTGTGATGAAATTGACCAAATGCATTCATCAACTGTCAGCTTAAGCCAGCGCTTCAAGGACGGCTTTACCAGTATTGTGCCAAAGGTGCTTGAGCTTGTTCAAAGAAATGCTCCATTAGCCAAAATCTACAAAGAAGCAAGAGAAGAGATGCTTGCAGAAGATCTACCAG aTTCTGACTTTCGTGCAGCACTGATTCTGCTGCCCCACATCTTTAAAGAGAAAGTTGAGAGCTTCATCACATTGGGAGAG TTTGATGCTGATACACCATACCAACCATACAATTGGTAG